The sequence GTTTTATGTAATTTTTCCCACATTGCGAAATCTATGACAATGGATAAAACCtcggaattattgaaaaaattgaattttaatttttaattgcgtTATCACTAAATAATCTTTTCACAGCCAGCCAACAAATTTTGATACCAAAAATGTTACTTATTCGAGAGTTATTTGGCCTGAAGAGCTAGCTTAATATCCAGTTTAATGGAAACTTTTGCCGATAACAGATacttcagaatttgaaaaaaaaaatgttctgttaattttttgttgtctaGATAATGCACGTTGAgcgtttttgaataaatcatgaacaataaattttcatcgTAAACCTAATAATGATTTGCTAACACTTCAACTAGCCATATATTCTCCATAACTGCGGCTTATCAATAAATTCTACATCCTGACtggtatttaaaaataagtgcCGCAGTTTCTATTAATACAGCATCCCTGTTTTATATCGAGAACCATCTCCAtagtttgaataattttatgacattttcatgcatttttggatgttttcacacaaaattacaaacgaattttaaataaaatgtttgttctgtaacaatatttcacaattatcatgaattttattaaaaatataagctTTTGTAGATAAATAGTAAAGCtcccaatttcaaaataaacattcaaaaactagtactgcagtctctaatagttcTCCTCGCTGAGGGTTCGCAAATTAGCAATACATGTCGCACTAATAAAGAAGATACGGTATCATGTACTCTGAGTCCGTACTGTTTAACACTTAAAAATATAAGAATCATTATCACATCAACTTTTGACATTGCTACTTCATATGTTTTGACAATTAGGCCCCTTGCttgtaaaaaacaaatgtaACCTGATTGGATTCGCTTTTTTTACTTTGCATCTATTTGTGGCAATTTTGTagcaaaactaaaaatgacGTAGGacgcgaaaatttttttggtaataatcagctaattttaaaatggcaTCACTTTAAACAACTCAACCCATTACTCTACATTGTatgtatttttacaataaacgttttttctcattctcaAATACCTAAAATCAGCCATATTGCCCTTCATCTCTTCTCCAGTGATCATCTTGACATCATCAACACGGCGTTTCCTCATGTTTTGCTCTTTCTGCATTGCACGCTTCTGAGCTTGACGCTCATAATATGACTCGATAGTATCGTGTTCCATTGCGCTGACAGAGGTGGCAACCGACGGAGCAATAGACGGGGCTGGGCTCGGTGCACGGAAAGTGTTCGGAGTGTCAGAACGGAGTGGAGTTTCTCCACGCATCATTGTGTTGCCGGATTCGTAGTCCATGTCTTCCATGTGCATAGCATTGTTGTCAGTGAATCCAGAAGATCCTTGAACGTTGTGATCGTCATCATCCATGTCACCACCAGCAAAGTCTTCATCACCGAAAATTGCGTTTCCGGGGGCGTGTGCATCGTTCAAGAATGGAGTTGGCTCGCGTTCACGACCAAACAAGTTGTCACTTGTTGTGGCAGCATCACGTGCCAATTCCATCTCAAGATCCATTTTGTTAACATCTTCCATTAAACGGTAATAGTCCTCTGGTCCAACACCAGCAGCGATTTCTCCGAAGTCATCATCcttaaaatgataaaattggaGTTGAAATGCAACTaatgggaaaaattttgcgatttcaGATACAGAAAGATCACTTGGGGAGTGATCGTGCAACTCTAATTataaacattatttaaaacatttatactttttaaattttaaaacaaggttgcaaatttttgaaatttcaaagtggtGATGTCACTGTTAATTCAGAGTATAAAACTTGGCCGAGAtataaactgataaaaatgagTGCACGATTTGTTTTGTGGCAATTATTTCGGTTTATCTTTTATTACATGAGCAAATGTCAGTGATCATCGAACATATGTGATAtatatataccgtatttcttctattaatatggctgcaatactatttttcgatggtcttcccgcttgcattactaatagggagtgcacgactattagggagtgcaatactaattttcagagcatttttctgactttgagcttactagtttttttctgaaaaagctaatcttatgtaaaaattcagaaaatttgattttcataaaagttcaaaaacttcaatctcgtagaaatgttgtaaaaaactgttgcaaaataggcaaaaaatgctgttgaaatcctgaaatcAGCGATACGAgattgcaataaaaaagagtaaacgcaagactattaggagtgcaagactaatagggagtgccatactaattttcggaaggtctccgaggggcaatactaatagggagtgcaagtctaatagggaggccatattaatagaagatatacggtatatattttttttttattcaaaaaacatttttgtcaaCTGAAAAAGCAACTGAATCCACGTTTGAGGtcaaactgtttcaaataaatttttaaattttaaactgaagCTTCTTGACAATACTGCAAGAATGTTGGAGGACCTATATTGCAAACTTCTAGAcgtttgtttatttttagtttcaaaactttttgtaaaatggaGTACAATAGTTTGTTGAActctatcaattttttatcttaCCTCAAGAGGTTCTCCATAGTTGTAAGTGAACTTTTGAGGAATATCCTCTTTCAATGTGATATCGTCAAGACGGCTCTGGCAAATGGGCGCGTGATTGAGCTCCTCTTCGTCAAACTCTGGCAAAACATTGTCACCGAAATCTCCGTAGATCTTAAATGCAAATTAATTTAGTTTACGTTATTAATTTCACAGAGATTTATTCCACTTATTTCAAGAATCGGTAAGATGAGATTTGAGTTTAATATGCTTGCTAttaaatcttgaaatttctaaatatcATTCACTTGGTGGTCTTAAGACTGGCTTCTATTTTTTACCTGttagaaaactttaaaacttacgTCCTGGATGGAAAACGTAGGCAAAACTGGATTTGGCTGGTCCAGAGCACCGGAACGGAAAACAAGCTTGATTTTGAGGAATGCTTCGTTACAATCAGCAAGAAGATATTTTGTCTTTCTTGAATAAACTCTGCAGATTCCTAATAGCAAATGACCAGTGGTACGGAGTGCCAGTTTTTGCTGTAAAATAGAATATAAGGAACTTTCTCacagtgaaaataattttaataacatACAGATGGTTGCATAATTTCGTTCACAGCTTCATCAACATCggtctcaaaaatttgagctttCGAAAGCTTTTTCTCCCAATGAGCGGCAAGCCACACTTTTGAAAGGGGACCTTTCTTCGACAAAACGAAGTCGGCATAAAAcatgctgaaaaataaattcaaatagtAGTTTTTATACGGATTTCAGAGtaacaatttgagaaaaacttcaaacatttgcagaaattgcattttcatgaagaggaaattattaaaaaacgaACGCCGCGACGCAACCGCAACGCGAGCATTTAGCTGCGATGCAGATAGGGAAAGAGGGAGAGACAATGTGAGATGTAGAGGGTGTACAGAAAGATGTCCGAGAAGAGGACGTGTGCGCGGACGCGTCACTTATGGTGCAAATGCAGAATTCGATTGGATGACACATATTGTCTGGGATTGAATTTATACGTGGCTTGGTGgagtggaaaaattatttgaactaAGTTTATACAACTAAAGAATAATgtttcatgaaaaaagttacgcaaaaactacaaactacacggaTAAAGatgaacaaaataaatatcaaaagaaATGGCCATCTCAAAATTGGGGgaagaaatcaaaataaaaagataaTATCATAGTATACGCTGACAGCATTTGAATTCATTTCATCATGCATTTCGAAAGCAATTTGTGTGATGAGCACAGTTTTTTTCGACACGAGTATAGTgctctaaaaatataaaaactatgACACTGATATTATCCGAGCTTCATGACACTGAAAAGCTAGAAACTTTTGCTGCTACGTGAAGACGCTAATGTCATTTTAAACTGAACAGCTACTTTTCGAAgttatatttcttttttcactaAACATTGGAAAATAGGTAAACTTCGGCAAGCTTTTTACAGAATACTTAcacgaaaagaaaatttatccTGAAACAAACCTTCGGTTTGACAATTCCTTTTTCAAGATTCGGcaacttcaaagttttatCTCCAGTTATAAGGCAagaagaaacatttgaaattttaagactatcatattttttcttgaatgtGTACTCTTTTCATGTTCTTCTCGTTCATCCGTTtgtaaaatcattttatttttcaatattaaagattcaaattttgtcacAAAATGTATTACCATTATACCAGTGAAGCAAAAATGTACCAGAATTTgcaactgtattttttttaaattggaatcATACCGTAGCTACCCgtagtgaaaacaaaaacttattAATTCTCAAAACCTTTTCTACTGAATTTTTGTAACGTTTTCTGAGCCATCAAAATTCAGAAGAGACGagttttttgttctattttggAGTTTCGATAAAATGTTCATAACAAGTTTAGGATGCAttcttcaaacaatttttttcaaaatcatttagcaattaaaacgaaaaaagtttttcagttttagatTTGGATATGTTTCACCATAGTTCTACCAACTGTACCCGTCTGCTCTTCTTGTTGAAGACAAAAGGGCTCAGTCTTGGTAGTTTTAATGGCAGACCATTTCTTAAAACCCAATCAGTTCAATATCTGTTTGAAAGATCACATTTGTTTCTGATGTTATATACATTCAAAATGGCTCTATTTTTGTAGTGGAGCCCTACTTGAAATCTTCTTATAAAGACAAAATGTGTTCATATTGAATGaaccttaaaaatttattaactcgaaaatcatttttcataactAATGCAAGAGTTATCAGaactgataaatttttgacaatgaaATATCATTATTCTAcacttttatttgaaaaatctttgctGCCTTTCATCTTTAATAAGAACGCTTTTTAATATGTTCTGATGttctgcgtttttttttgtgttgagTTCTttagtaattaaaaaaattagagtgAAACTtaagaagtaaaaaaaattcttcttcAAGGTGgagtattaatttttatttacctaaatctttttttttgaaaacacggACTAAATTACCGAAATGTGGATAATGATGAGAGTATTTGAAGAATTTGTCGCTGCATGAAGGACAT comes from Caenorhabditis elegans chromosome X and encodes:
- the coh-1 gene encoding Rad21_Rec8 domain-containing protein (Confirmed by transcript evidence), which gives rise to MFYADFVLSKKGPLSKVWLAAHWEKKLSKAQIFETDVDEAVNEIMQPSQKLALRTTGHLLLGICRVYSRKTKYLLADCNEAFLKIKLVFRSGALDQPNPVLPTFSIQDIYGDFGDNVLPEFDEEELNHAPICQSRLDDITLKEDIPQKFTYNYGEPLEDDDFGEIAAGVGPEDYYRLMEDVNKMDLEMELARDAATTSDNLFGREREPTPFLNDAHAPGNAIFGDEDFAGGDMDDDDHNVQGSSGFTDNNAMHMEDMDYESGNTMMRGETPLRSDTPNTFRAPSPAPSIAPSVATSVSAMEHDTIESYYERQAQKRAMQKEQNMRKRRVDDVKMITGEEMKGNMADFSDILTRLDLAPPSRKLMMGKKRSHAEYMHHNPGMIGFSKNKQFIRKYQSYLVVTKHDDVDEKNEWIKNALGLREIGEEELQQQQQEMDMHVQDDSSYVDDFDEVPPLDFDQLDMMDMPQSMDDINMVDDDVPQRNPLSPFAPMVEDEEMSPSEKRKKRDEEKEEPETDEDNRWSKRTHALLQNIATKLENQNGQVELDEMLKKGTSRKVAAAKFYSLLCLKKNQCIDIEQKEPYGDIMIKAGPNININTI